One Ranitomeya variabilis isolate aRanVar5 chromosome 5, aRanVar5.hap1, whole genome shotgun sequence DNA window includes the following coding sequences:
- the LOC143774981 gene encoding uncharacterized protein LOC143774981, producing the protein MMERPMDSIYMDMEMEFALAHAYAVACSHQREREKRRWSRRRFWIHPILEVRESRGAYHSLFGELNDNLEKYFQYTRMSQDSFRYLLRRVEGSIGRQDTQLRRAISAEERLLVTLRFLATGETLRSLHFQFRIGVSTLSGIIAETCRALWDNLREEFLPVPTREIWEANAQKFEEVCSFPNCIGAVDGKHIRITKPGKSGSLFYNYKKYFSTVLMAIAGADCRFLAVDIAFQGAVRYWTFYRSTP; encoded by the exons atgatggagcgtcccatggacagtatctacatggatatggagatggaatttgccttggctcatgcctatgctgtcgcctgttctcatcaaagggaaagggaaaaacggagatggagtcgtcgccgcttttggatacaccctatcttggaagtccgggagagccgtggagcataccatagcttgtttggcgaactcaatgacaacctggagaaatatttccaatataccaggatgtctcaggacagcttccggtatcttctgcgtcgggtggaaggatccattggcaggcaggacacgcagctccggagagctatttccgcagaggagcggctgctggtgactctacg tttcctggctaccggagagaccttgagatcccttcattttcagttccggattggagtctccactctctccggaattattgctgagacatgccgcgctttgtgggataatcttcgtgaggaatttttacccgtccctacaagagaaatctgggaggccaacgcacagaaatttgaggaagtgtgttcgtttccaaactgtattggcgcggtggatggcaagcacattcggattaccaagccagggaaaagtggatcccttttctacaactacaaaaaatacttttccactgtgctaatggcaattgccggtgccgactgccgttttctcgcagtggacattg CTTTTCAAGGCGCCGTTCGATACTggacattttatcgctcaacgccttga